One segment of Dehalococcoidia bacterium DNA contains the following:
- a CDS encoding sulfatase-like hydrolase/transferase, translating to MATNGSGNETQAALPARAIVILLDSLNRHMLGAYGGTEFATPNLDRFARRALTFTKHYTGSLPCIPARHDLLCGALDFLWKPWGSIEVWEQAITLSLREAGVTSLLISDHPHLFEVGGENYHTDFSAWEYERGHESDPWKTRPDPSWLGAPLFGRSFMPYDNSRGYFRDEDDFPGPRTMRAAARWLDQHAPPHDRFFLFVDEFDPHEPFDTPESYARRYDESWQGPHLIWPPYAVGAVAKGIINDRQARQLRAQYGAKLTLIDAWFGRMLDAIDRRALWEDTAVIVLTDHGHYLGEKDIWGKPRSPLYEPLGHIPLLIAWPGVAPHDVAALTTTADIFATLCAIFGVTPAQRTHGVSLLPLIEGRARQVRDYALAGVWGREVNLIDGELTYGRAPAGANAPLSLWSNRWTTMPVPSQPRLRLPPPDERAALDHMPGTRIPVIRQPFQAGDLLPYWAAGPFSGNQLYHLGNDPAQEENLAGTPLERDYADRLRQALQAIEAPDDQLVRLGLA from the coding sequence ATGGCCACGAACGGCAGCGGGAACGAGACACAGGCGGCGCTGCCCGCGCGCGCGATCGTGATCCTGCTCGACAGCCTCAACCGGCACATGCTCGGCGCCTACGGCGGCACAGAGTTCGCGACGCCGAACCTCGACCGCTTCGCCCGGCGGGCGCTGACCTTCACGAAGCACTACACCGGCTCGCTGCCCTGCATTCCCGCGCGCCACGACCTGCTCTGCGGCGCCCTCGACTTCCTCTGGAAACCCTGGGGCTCGATCGAAGTCTGGGAGCAGGCGATCACGCTCTCGCTGCGCGAGGCGGGCGTGACGAGCCTGCTGATCTCCGACCACCCGCACCTTTTCGAAGTCGGCGGCGAGAACTACCACACCGACTTCTCCGCCTGGGAGTACGAGCGCGGGCACGAGTCCGACCCCTGGAAGACGCGGCCCGATCCCTCCTGGCTGGGCGCGCCGCTGTTCGGCCGCAGCTTCATGCCCTACGACAACTCGCGCGGCTACTTCCGCGACGAGGACGACTTCCCCGGCCCGCGCACGATGCGCGCCGCTGCCCGCTGGCTGGACCAGCACGCGCCGCCCCACGATCGCTTCTTCCTCTTCGTGGATGAGTTCGACCCGCACGAGCCCTTCGACACGCCCGAGTCCTACGCCCGCCGCTACGACGAGAGCTGGCAGGGGCCGCACCTGATCTGGCCGCCCTACGCCGTCGGCGCCGTCGCGAAGGGCATCATCAACGACCGCCAGGCGCGGCAGCTCCGCGCCCAGTACGGCGCCAAGCTGACGCTGATCGACGCCTGGTTCGGCCGCATGCTCGACGCCATCGACCGGCGGGCGCTGTGGGAAGACACCGCCGTGATCGTGCTCACCGACCACGGCCACTACCTGGGCGAGAAGGACATCTGGGGCAAGCCGCGCTCGCCGCTCTACGAGCCGCTGGGGCACATCCCCCTGCTGATCGCCTGGCCGGGCGTGGCGCCGCACGACGTCGCCGCCCTCACCACCACGGCCGACATCTTCGCCACCCTCTGTGCGATCTTCGGGGTCACGCCCGCACAGCGCACGCACGGCGTCTCGCTGCTGCCGCTGATCGAGGGCCGGGCGCGGCAGGTGCGTGACTACGCCCTCGCCGGCGTCTGGGGGCGCGAGGTGAACCTGATCGACGGCGAGCTGACGTACGGCCGGGCGCCGGCGGGCGCCAACGCGCCGCTCTCGCTCTGGTCGAACCGCTGGACGACGATGCCGGTGCCCTCGCAGCCGCGGCTGCGCCTGCCGCCGCCCGACGAACGCGCCGCGCTCGATCACATGCCGGGCACGCGCATCCCGGTGATCCGCCAGCCGTTTCAGGCCGGCGACCTGCTGCCCTACTGGGCGGCCGGGCCGTTCAGCGGCAACCAGCTCTATCATCTCGGCAACGACCCCGCCCAGGAGGAAAACCTCGCCGGCACGCCGCTGGAGCGCGACTACGCCGACCGCCTGCGCCAGGCGCTGCAGGCGATCGAGGCGCCGGACGACCAGCTCGTGCGCCTGGGCCTCGCCTGA
- a CDS encoding nitroreductase family deazaflavin-dependent oxidoreductase: MTTQNDFNERIIAEFRANAGRVGEPFAGAPMLLLTTTGAKSGTRRTTPLVYLPSDGRYVIIASKGGAPNHPAWYHNLVAHPETTIEVGTETIPVKATVLTGEERDRLYAEQARLRPAFAGYQAKTSRRIPVVALERRAG; the protein is encoded by the coding sequence ATGACAACCCAGAACGACTTCAACGAGCGCATCATCGCGGAGTTCCGCGCCAACGCCGGCCGCGTGGGCGAGCCCTTCGCCGGCGCGCCGATGCTGCTGCTGACGACGACGGGCGCGAAGAGCGGCACGCGCCGCACCACGCCGCTCGTCTATCTCCCCAGCGACGGCCGCTACGTGATCATCGCCTCCAAAGGCGGCGCGCCGAACCACCCGGCCTGGTACCACAACCTGGTGGCGCATCCCGAGACCACGATCGAGGTCGGCACGGAGACGATCCCGGTCAAGGCCACCGTGCTCACGGGCGAGGAACGCGACCGCCTGTACGCCGAGCAGGCGCGGCTGCGCCCCGCCTTCGCCGGATACCAGGCCAAGACATCGCGCCGGATTCCGGTCGTCGCGCTGGAGCGTCGCGCCGGCTGA
- a CDS encoding xanthine dehydrogenase family protein molybdopterin-binding subunit, which produces MTTAEHAAGPFLHARWYGTPIKRREDPKLITGHGIFVDDITLPGMLHMAVVRSPYAHAHITAFDAAAARAMPGVVEVITADEAKTTIPPFPPNPGPKQPPRYLIARDIVRMVGEPVAVVLAETRAQAVDAADTIAIDYDPLPALVDAEAALAPDAPQLWPDFPGNTLIRDQPAGSGEIDAAFSGADVIVRQRMTCPRLAICAIETRGVVAAFQPWENSLTVWSTTQAPHRMRWVLSRLTELPEGRIRVIVPEMGGGFGAKGNTYNEETIACLLSQRLGRPIKWIETRSESFSTTQHGRGQVGYVELAAKRDGTLLGFRLRVIADLGYTCNMITAGWPHQTVRLAPNVYRFDAAHVLLTEVFTNKPPTGPYRGAGRPEAVYFMERAIDLLARELPMDPVELRRKNFIPADAFPFTTVTGLTYDSGDYRKALDTLLEQCDYAALLRERDAARAAGRLVGLGLSCYVESTGGQVGGWEYASVRVDRTGAVAIATGISAHGQGHQTTLSQIAAEVLGVSMDSVTIHEGDTALVAEGTGTMGSRSMVMGGSAVYLALRQVEEKMRRIAADMLDASPDDLRFVNSRIEPVDAPDRGLRFAQVAARAYGGAAGVEPGLAAETFYQGEGTTFPFGAYLAMVEVDRDTGAIQFLRFDGVDDCGPVINPLIVAGQVHGGIAQGVGQALFEEAVYDESGQPIAGSFLDYAIPHSEDLPRLSIGHTVTPSPINPLGIKGVGEAGTIGSVPAIANAVMDALAPLGIRHIDLPLTPLRVWNALAGRNEEIGGDRK; this is translated from the coding sequence GTGACCACAGCCGAGCACGCGGCCGGCCCCTTCCTGCACGCCCGCTGGTACGGCACGCCGATCAAGCGGCGCGAAGACCCGAAGCTGATCACCGGCCACGGGATCTTCGTGGACGACATCACCCTGCCGGGCATGCTGCACATGGCCGTCGTGCGCTCGCCCTACGCCCACGCGCACATCACCGCGTTCGACGCCGCGGCCGCACGGGCGATGCCCGGTGTGGTCGAGGTGATCACCGCGGACGAAGCCAAAACCACGATCCCGCCCTTCCCGCCCAACCCCGGCCCGAAGCAGCCGCCGCGCTACCTGATCGCCCGCGACATCGTGCGCATGGTGGGCGAGCCGGTGGCCGTGGTGCTGGCCGAAACCCGCGCCCAGGCCGTCGACGCCGCCGACACGATCGCGATCGACTACGATCCGCTGCCGGCGCTGGTCGACGCCGAGGCGGCGCTCGCGCCGGACGCGCCGCAGCTCTGGCCCGACTTCCCCGGCAACACACTGATCCGCGACCAGCCGGCGGGCAGCGGCGAGATCGACGCCGCCTTTTCCGGGGCCGACGTGATCGTGCGCCAGCGCATGACCTGCCCGCGCCTGGCGATCTGTGCGATCGAGACGCGCGGCGTCGTGGCCGCCTTCCAGCCCTGGGAGAACTCGCTCACCGTCTGGAGCACGACGCAGGCGCCGCACCGCATGCGCTGGGTGCTCTCGCGCCTGACCGAGCTGCCCGAAGGCCGCATCCGCGTGATCGTGCCGGAGATGGGCGGCGGCTTCGGCGCCAAGGGCAACACCTACAACGAAGAGACGATCGCCTGCCTGCTGAGCCAGCGGCTGGGCCGGCCGATCAAGTGGATCGAGACGCGCAGCGAGTCCTTCTCCACCACGCAGCACGGCCGCGGCCAGGTCGGCTACGTCGAGCTGGCGGCGAAGCGCGACGGCACGCTGCTCGGCTTCAGGCTGCGCGTGATCGCGGATCTGGGCTACACCTGCAATATGATCACCGCCGGCTGGCCGCACCAGACCGTGCGCCTCGCGCCGAACGTCTACCGCTTCGACGCGGCACACGTGCTGCTCACCGAGGTCTTCACCAACAAGCCGCCGACCGGCCCCTATCGCGGCGCCGGCCGGCCCGAAGCCGTCTACTTTATGGAGCGCGCGATCGACCTGCTGGCGCGCGAGCTGCCGATGGACCCGGTCGAGCTGCGCCGCAAGAACTTCATCCCCGCCGACGCCTTCCCCTTCACGACCGTCACCGGCCTCACCTACGACAGCGGCGACTACCGCAAGGCGCTGGATACGCTGCTGGAGCAGTGCGACTACGCGGCGCTGCTGCGCGAGCGTGACGCGGCCCGCGCCGCGGGGCGGCTGGTCGGCCTCGGCCTCTCCTGCTACGTGGAGAGCACCGGCGGCCAGGTGGGCGGCTGGGAGTATGCCTCCGTGCGCGTGGACCGCACGGGCGCGGTCGCGATCGCCACCGGCATCTCGGCGCACGGCCAGGGCCACCAGACCACCCTCTCGCAGATCGCGGCCGAGGTGCTGGGCGTATCCATGGACAGCGTCACGATCCACGAGGGCGACACGGCCCTCGTCGCCGAAGGCACCGGCACGATGGGCAGCCGCAGCATGGTGATGGGCGGCTCCGCCGTCTACCTGGCGCTGCGCCAGGTCGAGGAGAAGATGCGCCGCATCGCCGCCGACATGCTCGACGCCAGCCCCGACGATCTGCGCTTCGTCAACAGCCGCATTGAGCCGGTGGACGCGCCGGACCGCGGCCTGCGCTTCGCCCAGGTCGCGGCGCGGGCCTACGGCGGCGCGGCCGGCGTCGAACCGGGGCTGGCGGCCGAGACGTTTTACCAGGGCGAGGGCACAACCTTCCCCTTCGGCGCGTATCTGGCGATGGTCGAAGTCGACCGCGACACGGGCGCGATTCAGTTCCTGCGCTTCGACGGCGTGGACGACTGCGGCCCGGTGATCAACCCGCTGATCGTCGCCGGCCAGGTGCACGGCGGCATCGCCCAGGGCGTGGGCCAGGCGCTCTTCGAAGAAGCGGTCTACGACGAGAGCGGCCAACCGATCGCCGGCAGCTTCCTGGACTACGCCATCCCGCACAGCGAAGACCTGCCGCGCCTCTCGATCGGCCACACGGTCACGCCCTCGCCGATCAATCCGCTGGGCATCAAGGGCGTGGGCGAGGCGGGCACGATCGGCAGCGTGCCGGCGATCGCCAACGCGGTGATGGACGCGCTGGCGCCGCTGGGCATCCGCCACATCGACCTGCCGCTCACGCCGCTGCGGGTCTGGAACGCGCTGGCGGGGAGGAACGAGGAAATAGGAGGAGACAGGAAATAG
- a CDS encoding DEAD/DEAH box helicase: MLETLQRLRTGREHAGNFAAWRTLPARAAEFAGFPDWLDARLAEALRSRGIASLYSHQRAAAEAAHAGRNLVVVTPTASGKTLCYNLPVLQAMLDDPEARALYLFPTKALSQDQYAELHSLIDALGAEIKTHTYDGDTPGEVRRAVRSAGHIVVTNPDMLHTGVLPHHTKWVKLFENLRFVVIDELHTYRGVFGSHLANLVRRLRRICRFYGSDPVFICCSATIANPRELAETLLAAPVELIDRNGAPSGQKIVAIYNPPVVNRQLGIRRSSAFAVRSIASELLRSGAQTIVFSPSRSSVEVLLTYLRGALKQLPGAPERVRGYRGGYLPLERRAIERGLRDGSVRGVVATNALELGIDIGGLEASVLHGYPGSLASTWQQFGRAGRRGTLSFAVLVATSSPLNQYIATHPEFVFEGVPEAGRINPDNLIILSSHLKCAAFELPFAADEQFGAQTAELLELLADEEVLYRSGDRYHWSAESFPAESISLRSAAIDNFVVIDTGQGPPGPDGGPKPRVIGEVDRPSAPTLIHDEAIYMHGGEQYHVDRLDWEEKKAYVHRVDVDYYTDANLAVDLKVLEAFESGEAGAATRYHGEVALSFVATVFKKIKLDTHENVGWGKIHLPQEDLHTAAYWFALGPEATGELRGDELQGGLWAVGNLLVNVAPLFLLCDPRDVRAVAQVKSPFSGAPTVFLYENHPGGVGFSDRLYTEHERLLTAARALARACPCQSGCPSCVGPANELSGDPKAAALALLARASEERGKRMKEIENRSG, encoded by the coding sequence CTGCTCGAGACGCTGCAACGCCTGCGCACCGGCCGCGAGCACGCCGGCAACTTCGCCGCCTGGCGCACGCTGCCCGCCCGCGCCGCCGAGTTTGCCGGCTTTCCCGACTGGCTCGACGCCCGGCTGGCCGAGGCGCTGCGCTCGCGCGGCATCGCCTCGCTCTACAGCCACCAGCGCGCCGCGGCCGAGGCGGCGCACGCCGGCCGCAACCTCGTCGTCGTCACGCCCACCGCCTCCGGCAAGACGCTCTGCTACAACCTGCCCGTCCTGCAGGCCATGCTCGACGACCCGGAGGCGCGGGCGCTCTATCTCTTCCCCACCAAGGCGCTCTCGCAGGACCAGTACGCCGAGCTGCACAGCCTGATCGACGCCCTGGGCGCCGAGATCAAGACCCACACCTACGACGGTGACACGCCCGGCGAGGTCCGCCGCGCCGTGCGTTCGGCGGGCCACATCGTCGTCACCAACCCGGACATGCTGCACACCGGCGTGCTGCCGCACCACACCAAGTGGGTGAAGCTGTTCGAGAACCTGCGCTTCGTCGTGATCGACGAGCTGCACACCTACCGCGGCGTCTTCGGCAGCCACCTGGCCAACCTGGTCCGCCGGCTGCGGCGTATCTGCCGTTTCTACGGCTCCGACCCGGTCTTCATCTGCTGCTCGGCCACGATCGCCAACCCACGCGAGCTGGCCGAGACGCTGCTCGCCGCGCCGGTCGAGCTGATCGACCGCAACGGCGCCCCGTCGGGCCAGAAGATCGTCGCCATCTACAACCCGCCGGTCGTCAACCGCCAGCTCGGCATCCGCCGCAGCTCGGCCTTCGCCGTGCGCAGCATCGCCTCGGAGCTGCTGCGTTCCGGCGCGCAGACGATCGTCTTCTCGCCCTCCCGGAGTTCGGTCGAGGTCTTGCTGACGTATCTGCGCGGCGCCTTGAAGCAGCTCCCCGGCGCGCCGGAGCGCGTGCGCGGCTACCGTGGCGGCTATCTACCGCTGGAACGCCGCGCGATCGAGCGCGGCCTGCGCGACGGCAGCGTGCGCGGCGTGGTGGCGACGAACGCGCTGGAGCTGGGCATCGATATCGGCGGCCTGGAAGCTTCCGTTCTGCACGGCTACCCCGGCTCGCTGGCCAGCACCTGGCAGCAGTTCGGCCGGGCCGGGCGGCGCGGCACGCTCTCCTTCGCCGTGCTCGTCGCCACCTCAAGCCCGCTGAACCAGTACATCGCCACCCACCCGGAGTTCGTCTTCGAGGGCGTGCCGGAGGCGGGGCGCATCAACCCGGACAACCTGATCATTTTGTCCAGCCACCTGAAGTGCGCCGCCTTCGAGCTGCCCTTCGCCGCCGACGAGCAGTTCGGGGCGCAGACGGCGGAGCTGCTGGAGCTGCTGGCGGATGAAGAGGTGCTCTACCGCTCCGGCGACCGCTACCACTGGAGCGCGGAGTCGTTTCCAGCCGAGTCGATCAGCCTGCGCAGCGCCGCGATCGACAACTTCGTGGTGATCGACACCGGGCAGGGGCCGCCCGGACCGGACGGCGGGCCGAAGCCGCGCGTGATCGGCGAGGTCGACCGACCCTCCGCGCCGACGCTGATCCACGATGAGGCGATCTACATGCACGGCGGCGAGCAGTATCACGTCGATCGCCTCGACTGGGAGGAGAAGAAGGCGTACGTCCATCGCGTCGACGTGGACTACTACACCGACGCCAACCTGGCCGTCGATCTGAAGGTGCTGGAGGCGTTCGAGAGCGGCGAGGCCGGCGCCGCGACGCGCTATCACGGCGAGGTGGCGCTGAGCTTCGTCGCCACGGTCTTCAAGAAGATCAAGCTGGACACGCACGAGAACGTCGGCTGGGGCAAGATCCACCTGCCGCAGGAGGACCTGCACACCGCGGCCTACTGGTTCGCGCTCGGTCCCGAGGCGACGGGCGAGCTGCGCGGCGACGAGCTGCAGGGCGGGCTCTGGGCCGTGGGCAACCTGCTGGTCAACGTGGCGCCGCTCTTCCTGCTCTGCGACCCGCGCGACGTGCGCGCCGTGGCGCAGGTGAAGTCGCCCTTCAGCGGCGCGCCGACCGTCTTTCTCTACGAGAACCACCCCGGCGGTGTCGGCTTTTCGGACCGGCTCTACACCGAGCACGAACGCCTGCTCACCGCGGCCCGCGCCCTGGCCCGCGCCTGTCCCTGCCAGAGCGGCTGCCCGTCCTGCGTCGGCCCGGCGAACGAGCTCTCCGGCGACCCGAAGGCGGCGGCGCTGGCGCTGCTCGCCCGCGCGAGCGAGGAACGAGGAAAGAGGATGAAGGAAATAGAAAATAGGAGTGGCTAA
- a CDS encoding ribonuclease H-like domain-containing protein, with product MDEPVSSNLSSVTSPGRSLREKLRGLGALPAAPPITRHPAPYAPRPASSPDIAELMPGFWQDTPDGRIFIVEQRFELDHLHGAIPLRRTLAVRGAVVARIGRNPALDGIAAERVLYLDTETTGLSGGTGTYAFLVGIGHFCDGGFRLRQYFQTDFGQEPALLRALADYLPAFDAVVTFNGKSFDLPLLETRFTINGLLRGKAHGPNVRELPHLDLLHPARRIYRDRFGSCRLGELEQQVLGLTRVEDVPSWEIPALYFRYVRTRRFRAVQPVFDHNALDVLSLVTLQAHLCDLFGGDGARCAEDRLALGRACEADGLAAEAIANYRAALEIGLGPALRHDCERRLSLLLRKLGRWEEAVELWQAVIARPRNQQLYAYVELAKFHERAARDFCGAIECTRQALALLERHHLRYGAANAADREALLARIARLEARAEKAAAVAARPARVRRREAAGQAE from the coding sequence ATGGACGAACCTGTCAGCAGTAACCTGTCATCTGTCACCTCGCCCGGCCGCTCCCTGCGGGAGAAGCTGCGCGGCCTCGGCGCCCTCCCCGCCGCGCCGCCGATCACCCGTCACCCTGCGCCCTACGCCCCACGCCCTGCGTCCTCCCCGGACATCGCCGAGCTGATGCCCGGCTTCTGGCAGGATACGCCGGACGGCCGCATCTTCATCGTCGAGCAGCGCTTCGAGCTGGACCACCTGCACGGCGCGATTCCCCTGCGGCGCACGCTGGCGGTGCGCGGCGCCGTGGTGGCGCGTATCGGCCGCAACCCGGCGCTGGACGGCATCGCCGCGGAGCGGGTGCTCTACCTGGACACGGAGACGACCGGCCTCTCCGGCGGCACGGGCACGTACGCCTTTCTCGTGGGCATCGGCCACTTTTGCGACGGCGGCTTCCGCCTGCGCCAGTACTTCCAGACCGATTTCGGCCAGGAGCCGGCGCTGCTGCGGGCGCTGGCCGACTACCTGCCCGCCTTCGATGCGGTCGTGACCTTCAACGGCAAGAGCTTCGACCTGCCGCTTCTGGAGACGCGCTTCACGATCAACGGCCTGCTGCGCGGCAAGGCGCATGGCCCCAACGTGCGCGAGCTGCCGCACCTCGACCTGCTGCACCCGGCGCGGCGCATCTACCGCGACCGCTTCGGCTCCTGCCGGCTAGGCGAGCTTGAGCAGCAGGTGCTCGGCCTGACGCGGGTGGAAGACGTGCCGAGCTGGGAGATCCCTGCGCTCTACTTCCGTTATGTGCGCACGCGCCGCTTCCGCGCGGTGCAGCCCGTCTTCGATCACAACGCGCTGGACGTGCTCTCGCTGGTGACGCTGCAGGCGCACCTCTGCGACCTGTTCGGCGGCGACGGCGCCCGCTGCGCCGAGGACCGCCTGGCACTGGGCCGCGCCTGCGAAGCCGACGGCCTGGCGGCCGAGGCGATCGCCAACTACCGCGCGGCGCTGGAGATCGGCCTGGGTCCGGCCCTGCGGCACGACTGCGAGCGGCGGCTCTCCCTGCTCCTGCGCAAGCTCGGCCGCTGGGAGGAGGCGGTCGAGCTCTGGCAGGCGGTGATCGCGCGCCCGCGCAACCAGCAGCTCTACGCCTACGTCGAGCTGGCCAAGTTCCACGAGCGCGCGGCCCGCGACTTTTGTGGTGCGATCGAGTGCACGCGGCAGGCGCTGGCGCTATTGGAACGCCACCACCTGCGCTACGGCGCCGCCAACGCCGCCGACCGCGAGGCGCTGCTCGCCCGCATCGCCCGCCTCGAAGCGCGGGCCGAGAAGGCCGCGGCCGTGGCGGCGCGGCCGGCCCGGGTGCGACGGCGGGAGGCGGCCGGCCAGGCGGAGTGA
- a CDS encoding amidase has translation MTDELWRLDATALAALIRGGRVSAREAVASHLERLQAVNPHINAVVRVLTDEALAQADQADARRRAGEALGPLHGVPVTTKINSDQAGCPTDNGVVKFKDLIATEDSPQVGSLRRAGAIVIGRTNAPAMSMRGMTENRLHGRTLNPWNPAVTCGGSSGGAGAALAAGIGAIAQGNDIGGSIRWPAYCNGVAGLRPSPGRVASFNATATAPRRMSGQLMAVNGPLARSVRDLRLALAAMAVRDPRDPLWTPAPLTGEPLSRPLRVAIVAEPAGIAVQPPVAAAVRRAGACLAAAGWQVEEIEPPDLKRVADLWHPIGLSDLNASLRPLLAEIDDPGLTQFITNWCELKGGAGLDEYLLALAERDTLLRRWQLFMETYPLIVMPACGEVGLPADADTQGTAGALRMLDALLFQLTLPVLGLPGLAVPVGEHGGQPLGVQIASRRYREDLCLDAGEIIEAHEPPRTPIDPRG, from the coding sequence ATGACGGACGAACTCTGGCGGCTCGACGCCACCGCGCTCGCCGCGCTGATTCGCGGCGGCCGCGTCAGCGCCCGCGAGGCCGTCGCCTCGCACCTGGAACGCCTGCAGGCGGTGAATCCGCACATCAACGCCGTGGTGCGCGTGCTCACCGACGAGGCGCTGGCGCAGGCCGATCAGGCGGACGCCCGCCGGCGGGCCGGCGAGGCGCTCGGCCCGCTCCACGGCGTGCCCGTCACCACCAAGATCAACTCAGACCAGGCCGGCTGCCCCACCGACAACGGCGTGGTGAAATTCAAGGACCTGATCGCCACGGAGGACAGCCCACAGGTGGGCAGCCTGCGCCGCGCCGGCGCGATCGTGATCGGCCGCACGAACGCGCCGGCGATGTCGATGCGCGGCATGACCGAGAACCGCCTGCACGGCCGCACGCTGAACCCCTGGAACCCGGCGGTCACCTGCGGCGGCTCCAGCGGCGGCGCCGGCGCTGCGCTCGCCGCCGGCATCGGCGCCATCGCCCAGGGCAACGACATCGGCGGCTCGATCCGCTGGCCGGCCTACTGCAACGGCGTCGCCGGCCTGCGCCCCAGTCCAGGCCGCGTCGCTTCCTTCAACGCCACGGCCACGGCGCCGCGGCGCATGTCCGGCCAGCTGATGGCGGTGAACGGGCCGCTGGCGCGCAGCGTGCGCGACCTGCGCCTCGCCCTGGCGGCGATGGCGGTGCGCGATCCGCGCGATCCGCTGTGGACGCCGGCGCCGCTTACAGGTGAGCCGCTGTCCCGGCCACTGCGCGTCGCGATCGTGGCCGAGCCGGCCGGCATCGCGGTGCAGCCGCCCGTCGCCGCGGCCGTGCGCCGGGCGGGCGCCTGTCTCGCCGCCGCCGGCTGGCAGGTCGAGGAGATCGAGCCGCCCGACCTGAAACGCGTGGCGGACCTCTGGCACCCGATCGGCCTCTCCGACCTGAACGCCTCGCTGCGGCCGCTGCTGGCGGAGATCGACGACCCCGGCCTGACGCAGTTCATCACCAACTGGTGCGAGCTGAAGGGTGGTGCCGGCCTCGATGAGTATCTGCTGGCACTGGCCGAACGCGACACGCTGCTGCGGCGCTGGCAGCTCTTCATGGAGACCTATCCGCTCATCGTCATGCCCGCCTGCGGCGAAGTCGGCCTGCCGGCCGACGCCGACACCCAGGGCACTGCCGGCGCTCTGCGCATGCTCGACGCGCTGCTCTTCCAGCTCACGCTGCCCGTGCTCGGTCTGCCCGGCCTTGCCGTGCCGGTCGGGGAGCACGGGGGACAGCCGCTGGGCGTGCAGATCGCCTCCCGCCGCTACCGCGAGGACCTCTGCCTCGACGCCGGCGAGATCATCGAGGCGCACGAGCCGCCGCGCACGCCGATCGACCCGCGCGGCTGA
- a CDS encoding alpha/beta hydrolase, which produces MASIWVDLLGARVRFDGRKYPGRFLEAGSPRAEPLLLLHGGGGHVENFSRNLMPYAQHFHVFALDCVWHGLGPQPPFNPELIPTYVDQVVDFLDWQGIAAANIEGQSMGGWTAQRLAYEHPDRLRKLVLTTAQGFKLAPAPGSEPAAATPSRTAGTRQLAYLDDPSWENIRRRMLPLLANPDRLTDELIALRQKLYSNPATNASLRQVVAHYGGGPELPSQKYLMTEKELGRITAPTLVYWGDHNMVPPAMGERLAAAIPGACYYCAEDTGHWAQFEHANEHNRVVLRFLTGDATLEPLRVDEETREEIGTRN; this is translated from the coding sequence ATGGCCTCGATCTGGGTCGATTTGCTGGGGGCGCGGGTGCGCTTCGACGGCCGCAAGTATCCCGGCCGCTTCCTTGAGGCCGGTTCGCCCAGGGCCGAGCCGCTGCTGCTGCTGCACGGCGGCGGCGGCCACGTCGAGAACTTCAGCCGCAACTTGATGCCCTACGCCCAGCACTTCCACGTCTTCGCGCTCGACTGCGTCTGGCACGGCCTCGGCCCGCAGCCGCCCTTCAACCCGGAGCTGATCCCCACCTACGTCGACCAGGTCGTGGACTTCCTTGACTGGCAGGGCATCGCCGCGGCCAACATCGAGGGCCAGTCGATGGGCGGCTGGACGGCGCAGCGCCTCGCCTACGAGCACCCCGATCGGCTGCGCAAGCTGGTGCTGACCACGGCCCAGGGGTTCAAGCTGGCGCCGGCGCCGGGCAGCGAGCCGGCGGCAGCCACTCCATCGCGCACCGCCGGCACACGCCAGCTTGCCTACCTGGATGACCCGAGCTGGGAGAACATCCGCAGGCGCATGCTGCCCTTGCTCGCCAACCCCGACCGGCTGACCGACGAGCTGATCGCCCTGCGCCAGAAGCTCTACAGCAACCCCGCCACCAACGCCTCCCTGCGCCAGGTCGTAGCGCACTACGGCGGCGGGCCGGAGCTGCCCTCGCAAAAGTACCTGATGACCGAGAAGGAGCTGGGCCGGATCACGGCGCCCACACTCGTCTACTGGGGCGACCACAACATGGTGCCGCCGGCGATGGGCGAGCGGCTGGCCGCCGCGATTCCCGGCGCCTGCTACTACTGCGCGGAAGACACGGGCCACTGGGCGCAGTTCGAGCACGCCAACGAACACAACCGCGTCGTCCTGCGCTTCCTCACCGGCGACGCGACGCTGGAGCCGCTGAGGGTGGACGAGGAGACGAGAGAGGAAATAGGAACGAGGAACTAG